Proteins from a genomic interval of Micromonospora sp. NBC_00389:
- a CDS encoding ABC transporter ATP-binding protein, producing MTTDTVTLTGLRAVYGTGNRQVTALDGVTTSFASGTFTAVMGPSGSGKSTLLHCAAGLDHPTEGTVTIDGIRLNDLSEDELTRLRRDRIGFVFQAFNLLSTLTAAQNVELPLRLAGRRPPARDVAAALDAVGLADRAGHRPSELSGGEQQRVAVARALITRPAVVFADEPTGALDSAASRQVLRLLRALVNEHGQTVVMVTHDPSAAAYADRVLLLADGRLADELTGGITAAVVAARIAERETDPVGTSRRAADPAVERSC from the coding sequence ATGACCACAGACACGGTGACCCTGACGGGGCTGCGCGCGGTGTACGGCACCGGGAATCGGCAGGTGACGGCGCTCGACGGCGTGACGACCAGCTTCGCCAGCGGCACGTTCACGGCGGTGATGGGCCCCTCCGGCTCGGGGAAGTCCACCCTCCTGCACTGCGCGGCGGGGCTGGACCACCCGACCGAGGGGACCGTCACGATCGACGGCATCCGCCTGAACGACCTGAGCGAGGACGAGCTGACCCGACTGCGGCGCGACCGGATCGGCTTCGTGTTCCAGGCGTTCAATCTGCTGTCCACGCTGACCGCGGCGCAGAACGTCGAGCTGCCGCTGCGCCTGGCCGGTCGCCGCCCGCCGGCCCGGGACGTCGCCGCCGCGCTGGACGCGGTGGGGCTGGCCGATCGGGCCGGGCACCGGCCGAGCGAGCTCTCCGGCGGCGAGCAGCAGCGCGTCGCCGTGGCTCGGGCGTTGATCACCCGTCCGGCGGTGGTCTTCGCCGACGAACCGACCGGTGCGCTGGACAGTGCCGCGTCCCGGCAGGTCCTCCGGCTGCTGCGGGCGCTAGTCAACGAGCATGGGCAGACGGTCGTGATGGTGACCCACGACCCCAGCGCCGCCGCGTACGCCGACCGGGTTCTCCTGCTCGCCGACGGCCGCCTCGCCGACGAACTGACCGGTGGGATCACCGCCGCGGTCGTCGCCGCACGGATCGCCGAGCGGGAGACGGATCCGGTGGGCACGTCCCGACGGGCGGCGGACCCGGCCGTGGAGCGGTCGTGCTGA